One Stratiformator vulcanicus genomic window, ATCGAGACGGCGAACGCGAACGATCGCCCGATCGCTTGGTTCATCCTCTCTCCGAACTTCACGACCGATGACGAATTGGCGACGTTTCAGGCGGCGCATCCGGATGTCGATGAAGAGCTGCAGCAGATTCGCGATGCCTTCAACCCCGGTCTGGCAATGCTGCGGTTGCGGCGTCTCGCTGACAAATATCCCGCCGCCAAGGAGCTGCTTCCGCCCCCCGAACTGGAAGTGACGAAGCTGCGCCGATTCGCCGAGGATGAAATTGAAGCTCGATTCGAGCGGGTCGAGGGCGTCTCTCAGGCAAACGTGCTGGGCGGGTTGGAAGACGAATTGCAGGTGATCGTCGACGGCGAACGCCTGGCCGCGCGAGAGCTGACGATCCCGCAGGTGCGGAACGTGTTGCGCGGGCAAAATGACGACGTCTCCGGCGGCGATTACTGGGAAGGCAAGAGGCGATACGTCGTGCGAACGCTCGGGCAGTTCCGATCCCCCGAACAGGTCGCGAATCAATTGCTCGCGGTGCGCGATGGCCAACCCGTCTATGTCAGTGACGTCGCCGAAGTCGAACTCGGCTACAAGAAGCCGGACGGTTTCGTGCGGCGCTATGGGGAGTCGAGTATCGCGCTGAATGCGCTGCGCGAGACCGGCGCGAACGTGATCGATGTGATGGCGGGGCTGCAGGGCGTGCGGGACGAGTTAAATGAAGGGCTGCTCGCCGAGCGCGGGCTGACGCTGACTCAGGTTTATGACGAGACCGAATACATCGAATCATCGGTCCGGCTGGTGCAGCAGAATATTTTCATCGGCGGGGCGCTCACGATGATCGTCCTGATGCTCTTCTTGCACCTCGGGGTCCGGTCGCTGATCGTGATCCCGATTATCGCGGTCACGGCCGTGCTCTCTGCCACCGTGTCGCCCTACTTCTTCATTATTTCGATCGCATTGGTCATTGCCGCCGGCTTCTGGTTTGCTCGCGGTGCGCTGGTCGTCGGCTTGGCGATTCCGACGAGTATCATCGGGACGTTCTTAATTCTGGAAACCTTGGGGCGCTCGCTGAACGTGATCAGTCTCGCGGGGATGGCGTTCGCGGTGGGGATGCTCGTCGACAACGCGGTCGTCGTGCTGGAGAACATCTTCAGGCGGCATGCGGAACTCGGGGAGAAGCCGTTTCAAGCCGCCGTGCGCGGGACCGCTGAAGTCTGGGGTGCGGTCTTCTCATCAACGCTCACGACGGTAGCGGTCTTCCTGCCGATCGTCTTCGTCGAACAGGAAGCGGGGCAACTGTTTCGCGATATCGCGCTGGCGATCAGCGGAGCGGTCGGACTGTCGCTGCTGGTCTCGATCACGCTCATTCCGACGCTCTCGGCCCGACTGATTACCGAGGGGGAGCGCCCCGCGAAAGCAGATGGTACCGCAGCCCGAATCGGCAATGCGATTGTCTTCCCGATTACGAAATTAGGATCGGGATTTGTTGCCGTGATCGTCGGCATCAACGCGTGGATGCAGCGCGGCTCGATCGCCCGCATCGCGATGATCGCATTGCTTGTCGGTAGTTCGCTCGTGGGGACGGCGCTGTTGCTTCCGAAGGCGGAATACCTGCCGACGGGAAATCGCAATCTGGTGTTCGGAATTTTGTTGCCGCCGCCCGGCTACAACATTCAGGAACTCAGCAACATGGGTGAGACGGTCGAAAATGCCCTCAAACCCTACTGGGACGTCGATCCCGAAAGTGCCGAAGCGCAGCAGCTCGACTATCCGGTCGTCGGTGATTTCTTTTATGTCGCCCGCAATCGCAGCGTCTTTCTCGGACTGCGGGCCTATGAACCGATGCGAGTCGGAGAGCTCGTGCCGCTGGTGCAGAAGGTCGGTTCGCAATTGCCGGGCACATTTGCGGTAGCCAAGCAGTCGAGTTTGTTCGAGCAGGGGCTCACGGCCGGGCGCACGATCGATGTCGAGATTACGGGGCCCGATCTGACCAAACTCGTGCAGCTCGGCGGGCAGGCGTTCGGAAAGGTGCGGCAGGTCATGCCGACGGCGCAGGCCCGGCCGGTGCCGAGTCTCGATCTCTCAAGCCCCGAACTGCACGTGAAGCCCAAGCTGCTGCAAGCGGCGCAGATGGGCTTTAACGCCGTCGATCTCGGATACACCGTCGATGCACTCGTCGACGGCGCCTACGCGGGCGACTACTACCTCGACGGCGACAAGATCGATCTGCGGATCGTCGGCGAGACCGAACTGGCGAGTCGATCTCAGGATGTCAGGTCACTCTCCATCTCGACCCCGCAGGGCTTTCTGGTGCCGCTCGAAGCGCTCGCGACCGTGGAACTCGCCAGTGGTCCGGAGCAGATCAATCACCGCGAGCGCGTCCGGGCGATCACGATTGAAGTCTCGCCTCCGCCGGAGATGGCGCTCGAAGACGCCATGGAACTGATCAATCAGGAGATCGTTGCTCCCCTGCGGGAATCGGGGCAGCTCAAAGGCGGCTATCGCATCACGTTAGCCGGCACGGCGGACAAGTTGACCGAGGCCTGGAACTCGATTTGGATTAATCTGCTGATCGCGCTGGTCATCACATATCTGCTGATGGCGGCGTTGTTCGAGTCGTGGCTTTATCCCGTCGTGATCATCTTGAGCGTCCCGCTCGGCGCGGTCGGAGGATTTGTTGGCTTGCGGGTGTTGAATTTGTTTGTCCTGCAACCTCTCGACGTGCTGACGATGTTGGGCTTCGTGATTCTGATCGGCACGGTGGTCAATAACCCGATTCTGATCGTCCACCAATCGCTGAACCTGATTCGGGAAGGCAGCCTCGCGCCGCATCAGGCGATCCTCGAAAGCGTGCGAACCCGCATTCGACCGATCTTCATGACGACATTGACGACGGTATTGGGGCTGCTGCCACTGGTCTGCTTCCCCGGGGCGGGCAGCGAATTATATCGCGGTCTTGGTTCGGTCGTGTTGGGCGGATTGATCTTCTCGACCATCTTCACGTTGCTGTTGGTCCCGGCAATGTTTCGGGTCGTGCTCGATCTGAAGGAATGGGTCGGTGCGAAGGTCGGCGTGTCAGGTGACATTGCGACCGAAGCCGAGCGGAACCAAGCGACGAATGCCGAATTGGTCGATCGCTACGATGCGGAGCAGCTTGACCGGGAAGGCCGCGCCGATGAGGTGCGTGTGAAGTGAGCGACGCGCCTTGGATTGTTGCGCCGCAGGTCGAGCTTGATCTCCGCAGACGTCTCGTCGATCAGGTGGAGGCATTTCCGCCGGAGTTGATCGAGCGCGGACGCCAATTGCTTCAGAGCATCTGGAGCGAACTACCGAAAAAAGCGTTGAAGCTTGCGCCGCTGATTCACCTGCGGACCGGTTTTCTATTCCGTCGAGAGGCAGCCGCGTACGCGAAAGCGGTGGGCGTCGATCCGCGGGAAATCATCGTTGCGAATATCATTTACGATCTGGCGTTGTCGCAAATGGGTTGCTCGAGCGCAGCGATCGCGACGCCCGACGGACCGGTCCTCGCCCGCAATATGGATTGGTTGCCGGAAGGCCCGCTTGCCCGCGCGACGGCGACGATCAGGTTGACGTTGAAGAACGGTGCTAAGATCACGCACGCTGGCTTTCCGGGGTCTATCGGTGTCGTCACTGGGATGTCGAGCCGGGGGTTTGCCATCGCTCTGAACGCGGTCCCGGCCCCGGGTGGAACCGATCGGCTCGGCTATCCCGTGCTGCTGCTCATTAGAAAAGTTTTGGAAGGCGCCTCAACGTTCGCAGCCGCGGTGCAGCGTCTATCAAAGACGCGGCTGACCTCGGGGGCGGTCTTCACGGTCGTCGGTCGACAGAACTCGGAGCGCGTGGTGATCGAACGCGGACCGCGGGTGTTTGCGCTGCGACGGCCAGAAGGGGATGAACCGCTGGTGGCGACGAATCACTTTCGCGTTCTGTTCCCCGACATGCTGCCGGCAGCGAACAACGATCTGCAGATCGCTGGCGCGAATGCCGGCCGGTATCACTGTCTGCTTCAGAGCTTGCCGGACGATTCGCAACGTCACAGTGATGAGGCCTTGCTGTATCGCCTGAGCGATCCGGGTGTGATTCAGGACTACACGGCTCAGCATGTGATCGCACGGCCTTACGCGGACGAGTTTCGGACGTGGGTTCCGCAGAGATTGCAGAGCGCCTCAAGCGAGTCATGAATACTTCGTCGCGACACGCGTTCGGTTTTTGAGAAGTCGAATCCGGTTGATGGTGTCCCTTGCTTGCGCTGCGGGCTTGTTGATGTAAAATCCTCTCGCCTCTCGCCTCTCGCCTCTCGCCTCTCGCCTCTCGCCTCTCGCCTCTCGCCTCTCGCCTCTCGCCTCTCGCCTCTCGCTTCAACAACGCAACAAGGGCGGCTCCGTCGTGGAACCGCCCTTGTGCTGATTGTCGCCGGTCCCGGAGTGCGGGCCGGGTCGGCGTTGCCGATAGAGTTACAGGCTGCACTTATCGTCGCAGGGCATGCTGCAGGTTGGCGTGGGAGCACAGCAGCTCGGCACGCAAACCGGAACCTTGCGGCAGACCGTCCGCGGCACGCAGACGACCTTCGTGTACTCGACCTTACGCGGCACGCACTTGGTCTTCGTCACGTACTTCACGGTGCAGACTTGCCGCGGCACGCAGTAAGGGACTCTCCGTGTGCGGGTCTCTTTGACCGTGTGGCAGGTCGTGACGGGGACCTTCTTCGTGATGCACTGGGTCGTCATCTTGCAGGTCGTGTAGGGAATCCGCTTCGTGATGCACTGATTCACGTAGTGGCAGGTCGTGACCGGCACCTTCTTCTTGACGACGCACTTCACCGTGTGGCAGGTCGTGTAAGGGACCTTGCGGGTGCGTGTCTTCGTCACATAGCGGCAGGTCGTGACAGGAACCTTCTTGCGGATCGTGACCGGAACTTTGCGACAGACGGTGTAAGGCACCTTCTTGTGGCAAACTTCGGAGACGTACCGCGTGCAGCAGACGGCTCTCTTTTCGACCTTCGGGCACCAGACCTTTTTGCAGATGATGCGGTCCGGGCACTGCACCTTGACGGTGTGACATGCCGGGGGAGCGGCACAACTGCAGGCGTCCGCACCACAGGCACAGCTCGGGGCAGCCGGGGCACAGCAGGTGGGCCGATCAACGACGCACTTTTCGATGACCTGGCCGGGAATCCGCTGTTGAACCGTCTTCCAATAGCCGGTGCACACGTCGACGTACTTCGTCTCGGTGATCGGCTTCTTGACCGTGTAGCAGACGTCTTTGTAGCAGGTGTCGGTGACGGTCTTGAAGGACTGGCAGCAGACCTCCTTGTAGCAGGTGCTGTAGACCGGCTCGCAGTAAGACTGGCAGACGGTCTTGTAGCAGGTCTTGTAAACCGGCTTGCAGATCGTCTGGCAGACTTCTTTGTAACAGGTCTTGTAGACCGGCTTTTTGACGTTGCAGGTGACGGTCTTGTAACAGGTCTTGTAGACCGGTTTGCAGACCTTCTGCGTCACGGTTTTGTAGCAGGTCTTGTAGACCGGCTTACAAACCGTGTAGCACTCATTGCGATAGCAGGTGTCGTAAACCGTTTTCTTGCAGGGAACCGGGACCTGCTCGCAAACGGTCTCCATGACGGTCTTGCAGCAGCGGATGGTCTTCGGTTCGTAGACAGTCTCTTGGACCGTCTTGTACGTCACGCAATCAGATTTCGCAGTACAGAAGTCGCCGGTTGGCGCGCAGCAGCTGGGGGGGCAGCAGTCGTAGCTGGACGCCCCGCACAGTCCTGCCGCCGCGACCTGGAGATTAACCAGGCACGCGGTCGCGAAGACGGCGATCCAGGTGTGACTTTTCATGGGAATGTGTTTCCGTTCGTAAGGGGATGCAACTCGCGGTCAAGGTCGGACCGACCGGTCGGGTGTAATCCTCTCGACCGGTATCCTTTCGTTCGTCATCGGAGACTGCGTCGCTCGACCGGTTCGCCCCGATTGCCGCGTCTTCCACAACTGCCGAGCTTCGGTGCCTTGCGCCTGCGGCACGATCGGCATATTCGGAGGACGCGGAGGATCGCGAGGGCCTGCATTGCCGGTTAAGGTCGGACGTCGTTTTTCAGAAATCAGGCCGTCGCAAAAATTTGATTGGAGTTCCGATGAAGTTCGCCATGTGTCAGGAGCTGTTCGCGGACCTCTCGTGGGAAGAGCAGTGTCGCAAGATCGCCGGCTTCGGTTACGAAGGAATCGAAGTCGCGCCATTCACGTTGGCGCCGAACATCAACGACGTGACCGCCGCCCAGCGCGGCGATCTCCGACGAACCGCCGAAGCAACCGGGCTCGAGATCATCGGCCTTCATTGGCTCTTGGCGAAGACTGAGGGCTTTCACCTCACGACCGATGACGAATCGGTTCGCGAGCGGACGGCTGAGTATCTGATCGCGCTGGCCGATTGCTGCGCCGACCTGGGCGGCGAACTGATGGTGTTCGGCTCCCCGCAGCAGCGCGGTTTGCAAAACGGCATGTCGCGCGAGGATGCAATGGCGAACGCCGTCGGCGTGATTCAAGCCGCGATGCCGACTTGTGAGGTCCGCGGCGTCAAAATTTGTATTGAACCACTCGCACCGAATGAAACCGATTTTATCAACACCTGCGCGGAGGGCGTGGAACTGATTGAACGCGTCGGATCGCCGAACGTCTGCCTGCATCAGGACGTCAAAGCGATGCTCGGTGGTGAGAACGTGCCGGTCCCGCAGGTCATCAAAGACTTCGCTCGTTGGACCGGTCACTTCCATGCGAACGACGTCAATCTGCAAGGCCCAGGTATGGGCGACGTGTCTTTCGAGCCGATCTTCGAAGCGCTCAAGCAGAGCGCTTACGACGGTTGGGTCTCGGTCGAAGTGTTCGACTATTCGCCCGGCGGCGACGTGATCGCCGAGCGCAGCATCGACTACATGCGCGACGTTTGGTCGCGCGTGTGATGGCATCAATCGGTTGCATGATCGAGCCGAACGCGCGATTCGATGCGCGATCACTTCGAAGAAAGTATGCGCCGACAACGTGTTAAGACGTTGATAGGGCTTGCAGAAAAGTAGTGAATGCGTAGCATGTGCGGCGGTTGGGGGAGTCGCTTATCGCTTGATGCTTTTGGGGAAGCAGCAAGCAGCTTGATGAGAAATTTCTCTCTTCCACGAACACGGTTGTTCTGAACGGCAACCAAGCCGCCTTAAGAGCCCGGAGCCAGCGGTTAGGTTGCCACCGATTGTCCGTTACAGGAGGACGAGTGGTGGCTAAGAAAGCTGCAACGAAGAAAGCTGCAACCAAGAAGGCCGCAACCAAAAAGGCGGCACCGAAGAAGAAGGCGGCCAAGAAGAAAGCGGTCAAGAAAACTGTCAAGAAGAAGGCAGCCAAGAAGACCGTCAAAAAGAAGGCAGCCAAAAAGTCTGTCAAGAAGAAGGCTGCCAAGAAGCCCACGGTGAAGAAGAAGACGGTCAAGAAGAAAGCGACCAAGAAGAAGGCGGCCAAAAAGAAGAAGTAGGCCTGACGGCCTGGCATGTCGCGACTTCCAATCGCGCGATGTTCTTATTGGCAGACGGCCGGTCCCCACCGGTCGTCTTTCTTTTTGCGCGATCAAAAACGGTGCGAGACTCGTTCACGCACTAAGTCGCAGGCAATCACGCCAGTGCTTACGCGCAAGATTCGTGCGCATCTTCGGGGTCCAATTGCCCGAGCGCATTTCGGGCGGCGGCCTGTTCGGCCTCTTTTTTGTTGCCGCCCCATGCCGGTTCGAACGTCTCCTCGCCCACGACCGCGACGACTTGAAATCGTTTCGAATGGTCCGGCCCCGATTCTCCCAAGAGTCGATAAGACGGCGTCAGACCGAGCCGCGCCTGCGTGTAGTGCTGAAGGCGGCTCTTGTAGTTCTCCGAAACTTCGAGCGAGAGCAGTCGCGCCATCTCATCGCGAATCACCGGCTCCAAAAAACGACGCGCGGCGTCAAAGCCCCCGTCGAGATACAAACCGGCGATCAGCGCCTCGAACGCCGCACCGAGGACCGAGTCGGGAATCGCATCAGCTCCGCTGAGTCCCTTGCCGAGCAGCACGAATCGATCGAGACCTAACTGCGACGTCATTCGAGCGCAGGTCACGCGACTGACCAACGTCGACTTCAACCGCGTGAGGTCTCCTTCAGTCGCATCGGGCTGTTCGCGAAACAGCAATTCGCACACGATCAGTCCGAGGACCGAGTCGCCAAGGAATTCGAGCCGTTCGTTCGAGTCGCTTCGCGTTGCCGCAATCGAGGAATGCGTCAGGCAGTGCATCAGCAATTTGCGGTCGCCGAACGTGTGCTTCAGAATTCGTTCGCATTCGGTGAGCGACACATCGAAACCGGAAGCTTGAGACATGGATTTAGCCGCAGAGAAATCGTTACCGGCGGATGGGGAAGGCCTCGAATCAAATCTGAACCCTGCTGAGCATAATAGAGGGGCTTCGAGCGACGAAAGCGTTCGGCCTAAGTGTCGGGCCGGCGTGTCGGGTCAGTCTGGCCCGAACCGTTCGGTGCCGGGGAGATCGTAGTCGCTGATTTCACCGAGAGCACAACGACAAATTCAGATTCTCCAACGGTCAAACCACGATTTACGTAGACAATGGCACGGGTCCAGGTTTCTTGAATCCGGCAAACGCTTTCTGAACACTCATGATGCCCTCCGAACGGAATCGGATGGGGCCACTTCGGAAAACGGCGTCGCGCCGGCCATTCGTTTTTCCAAATTGAAGGAGTTACAGGCTTATGAAAATGTTTCGCACCAGTGCGAGTTGGGTCGGCGGGATCGTCGTCGGGGCCGTCATCGCCGGAACCGTCGGCGTGTGGGCTCAGACCACGCCCGGCCCTGATCTCTACAAAAGCAAAGAAGCCAAGCAGGGGGCGATTGACGCCCGCAATCTCTCGAGCGCTTTTCGGGACGTCAGCGATGCCGTTCTCCCGGCGATCGTTTCGATCGAGGCAACCTCGAAACGGCGGGAAGTCGTTGTTGGCGACAGCCCCTTACCGTTGCAGCAGTTCGAAGGCACGCCCTTCGAACGCTTCTTTGAGAACGATCCGCAATTGAGGCAATTCTTACGACGCGGGCCACAGGCTCCGCAGGGGCAGCAGCGACGGCAGTTTATGCCGTCGCGACAGTCGAAAGGCTCCGGCTTCATCATTGATGCGGCCAACGGAATCGTGATGACCAACAGCCATGTCGTCCGAGGCGCCGAAACCGTGCTCGTCAAACTCAGTGATGGTCGCGAATTCGAATCGACTGATTTCGAGACCGATCCTCGAACCGACGTCGCGATCGTGCGCATCGAAGCCGACAACCTGAGCGAAGTCGCCTTGGGCGACAGTGACGCCGCCAAAGTGGGTGACTGGGTGCTCGCCTTCGGCAGCCCGTTCGGCCTTGATATGTCGGTCACCGCCGGAATCGTCAGTGCCAAGGGCCGCGGACCGGGCATCAACGAACGCGAGGATTACATCCAAACCGATGCGGCTATCAATCCCGGCAACAGCGGCGGACCGCTCGTCGATCTTTCCGGACAGGTCGTCGGCATCAACACGGCGATCTCGTCTCGGAGCGGCGGATACGACGGCATCGGCTTCGCCATTCCGGTCTCGATGGCCCGTTGGGTCGCCCAGCAACTCATCGACAACGGCGAGGTGCAACGGGCTTATCTCGGCGTCGGCATTCAGCCGCTCAGCAACGACTTGGCCGCGCAGTTCGGTACCGACCGTGCCCGCGGGGCGATCATCACGCAGGTCTTCGAAGGCAGTCCGGCCGATCGAGCGGGGCTGCAGGTCGGCGACCTCGTTCTGACTCTCGACGGCCGCGAAGTGACCGGCCCTCGAAAGCTGCAGGCGATCGTCGAATTGCTCAAGATTGACGACAGCTACCCGGTCACGCTGCTCCGCGATGGCAAGAAAATGACGTTGAACATCACGTTCAACGAAATGCCGGAGGACTTCGGCCGCGTCGTCAACACGAGCGACTCCGACGGCGAGTCAGAAGAACAGTCGGAGGAAGCCTCGGTCGAGTTCGATGACCTCGGCCTGGAGCTTCAGGACCTGACCTCAGACGTTGCCGAACAACTCGGATACGGCGAAGGTGTCCGCGGTGTGGTGGTCACGGGAGTGACTCCGGGTTCGCCGGCCCAATTCGCGGGCCTTCGCCCGGGGTTGGTGATTTCACGAGCCGGCAACTCGGGTCTGTCGTCGGTCGATGACTTCAAAACCGCCTACGAGGCGGCGAATGTCGAAAACGGACTGCTGTTGCTGATTCGGAGTCCGCAGGGGGCCCGATTCGTGACGCTGAACGTCGAATAGAGAAAGTTCGGAGAACTTTCAAAAGTTCTTCAAACTTCGTCCAACGGTTTTCTCAATCGATCCGTAACAAAATTGGGAACCGCTGAGAGAATGAGATGAGACCCGGTCGCAAGGCCGACTACGCATCTGAGGGCGCCTGCCCTATTCAAAGCCCCCGGCACTATGCCGGGGGCTTTTTTCGTGGCCGCAACGAGCTTGCTTTCCCCCCGCCGAATCTGGTGACATGATGGGACGTATCGACAAACGCTGTTCACTGAAATGATCCCTCCGACATGATTCTCCGAACGGTAATTCTGAGTCTGACCGTCTGCGCCTCGATCTTCGCCGCGGCTCCGGCGACGGCCGAGAAGTCCGAGGCCGTTGCGCGCATTCCGGTCCTGACGGGGGAGTCGTATCGCGTTTGCACCTCCCCCGACCTGGGCGAACTGAGCGGACCGATCGAACGCAAAGAGCACATCGTCGATCACGGCTTCTTACAGGCCGAAGACGGCACGTGGACGCTCTGGGCGTGCATGCGAGGAACCAAAGTGAGTCGGTTGCTCTACGGCTGGCGCGGGGAGTCGCTGACCGCCGAAAATTGGCAACCGCTCGGCGTCGTCGCGCGAGCCGAAATAGAATGGGGGGAGAAGAAAGTCGAAGAGAACGGCCGCATCACAGAGCAAATGCAGGCACCGTTTTTCATGCAGGAGGAGTTCCGGGGCTGGCCCTATCTGTGCTTCTACAATTCGGGCGGGATTCGCCTGATGGTCTCACGTGATGGGAAGGACTTCGAGCGGCTCGACCTGGGCGGCGATCGCGGTAATCTGCTCTATCCCGATGGCGGTCGCGACGTCATGCTGCTCAAATCGAATGGAACCTATTACGCCTATTCGACCGTCTCGACCCTCGATCGACGCGGCTATGTGAATCTGCGGACGTCAAAAGATCTGCTCGATTGGACGCCGTCGAAAATGGTCTCATTCGGCGGGAAAGCGGGTTCCGGCCCGGTCAGTGCCGAGAGCCCCTACGTCGTCGAACTCGACGGTTACTTCTATCTTTTTCGAGCGTCGTCGATCACCTTCAAGACGTACGTGTATCGTTCCGACGATCCGACCGATTTCGGAATCGATGACGACTCGAAATTGATCGCGGAGTTTCCAATCAAAGCTCCCGAAGTGTTCGCCCACGAGGGTGAGTGGTACATCAGCGACCTCGCCGACTTCAAAGGCATCAAACTACACGGGCTGAAATGGCCCGTAGCGGAATAGACTTCACGATACCCCAACGCACACAAGCCCGACGCGCAAGCGAGGGCGATTTCTTAAAGTCCCTCGCTGGCGCGTCGGGCTTGTTTACTAAAAATATCTTCGATTTACTCAATCTCGCTCATGACTCGACTCATACTGCTTGCCACCTTCGTTTTCTCCGTCGCGACATCCGCCGGTGCGGGGCCGTTCGAAGGATTCCCGAAACTTGATGACGCCGGTAGCGGTGAGTGGTGGAAGGTCGCCCAACGGCGGCCCGAAGGCGACTTCCGTAATCTGATGGTTCCGCGTGACGAGGTCATCGGCTTCGGGCTCTACACCGTCAGCGATGGCGTGCTGAAACTCTCCGCCCAGCTCTATCCGTTATTGCCCGAAGAGTCCCGCGAAGTCACGCTCGAAGTGAATCGTGATGGGGCATGGGAAAACGTCGGTACCGAAAAGGTCCACGAACTCGGTTGGTCGGCGTTGTTTCGCATCGAAGATTGGGACGACGCGCAAGGCGTCAAGTACCGGCTCAGTCACGACGGCGGATCGACGTACGAAGGCTTCATCCGGAAGGATCCGGTTCACCAGGATGAGATCGTCGTCGGACTGTTCTCGTGCAATTCTAATAAAGACCGCGGCGACCGGCAGTCGGTGATCGACAACGTGAAACGAATCGATCCCGATTTGCTCTTCTTCGCCGGTGATCAAAGCTACGACCACACGCAGCACTCTGCGGCTTGGCTGATGTGGGGCCGACAGTTCGCCGACATCATTAAGGATCGCCCGGTGATCGCGATTCCTGATGATCACGATATCGGGCAGGCAAATATCTGGGGCGAGGGTGGCAAGCGGGCCGAGAGCTCCGCCGGGCCGGCCGGCGGTTATTACTACCCGGTCAATTACGTCAACATGGTTCAGCGCTGTCAGACGTCCCACCTGCCCGACGGATTTGACCCGACGCCGATTCAACGCGACATCAGCGTCTATTACACGTCACTGAACGTCGGCGGGGTCGACTTCGCCATCATTGAAGATCGCAAGTGGAAGACGGGACCGAAGGGTAAAATCCCGCAGCAGGGTCCCCGTCCCGACCATATTATCAATCCCGATTACGATCCCGCATCGATCGACGTGCCCGGTCTGGAACTGTTGGGCAAGCGCCAGCTCGACTTTCTCAACAAGTGGGGTCAGGACTGGACCGACACGCAGATGAAATGCGTGCTCTCGCAAACGATCTGGAGCGGGGCGGCCCACCTGCACGGCCGCGATTCCTCGCGATTGCACGCCGACCTCGACAATAACGGCTGGCCGCAAGCCGGTCGGCAAAGAGCGGTCCGAGAGCTGCAGCGCTGCCTCGCGGTGCACCTGTGCGGGGACCAGCATCTCGGCACGGTGACCAAATACGGCATCGACGAATTTCGTGACGGCCCGTGGGCGTTCTGTGGCCCGGCCGTCGTCAATTCCATTTACAGCCGGTATTGGAGCCCGATCCCCGGATCAGGATCAAACTCATTCGACGATGTTCCGCTGCAATGGACCGGGGATTATCTCGACGGTTTCGAGAACAAACTCACGATGCGGGCGTACTCGAATCCGGATGAGAGCCCCGATTACGGTTCCGGCTACGGCATCATTCGCTTTAAGAAATCGACACGTGACATCATCTTCGAATCGTGGCCGCGATCGGCGAGCGAAGGTTCAAAGCAATTCGTCGGTTGGCCGGTCAAGGTCAATCAAATGGCCAATGACGGCCGCGAGCCGATCGGCTATCTGCCCACGTTGGAGTTCGAAGGAGACGAACCGCCGGTCGTGCAGGTCGTCGCCGAGTCAACGGGCGAGATTATCTATACGCTCCGCCCCAACGGCTCGTTCTTCGATCCGCCCGTCTACGGGGATGATCGCTACACGATCAAGATCGGTCCCGATCGCCCCGATCAGGTTTACCTTCCGGGGCAACGCGTGATGAAGAAGGGCGAGAGCTCGATCGACGTCTCGTTTGATTGA contains:
- a CDS encoding Do family serine endopeptidase, with the protein product MKMFRTSASWVGGIVVGAVIAGTVGVWAQTTPGPDLYKSKEAKQGAIDARNLSSAFRDVSDAVLPAIVSIEATSKRREVVVGDSPLPLQQFEGTPFERFFENDPQLRQFLRRGPQAPQGQQRRQFMPSRQSKGSGFIIDAANGIVMTNSHVVRGAETVLVKLSDGREFESTDFETDPRTDVAIVRIEADNLSEVALGDSDAAKVGDWVLAFGSPFGLDMSVTAGIVSAKGRGPGINEREDYIQTDAAINPGNSGGPLVDLSGQVVGINTAISSRSGGYDGIGFAIPVSMARWVAQQLIDNGEVQRAYLGVGIQPLSNDLAAQFGTDRARGAIITQVFEGSPADRAGLQVGDLVLTLDGREVTGPRKLQAIVELLKIDDSYPVTLLRDGKKMTLNITFNEMPEDFGRVVNTSDSDGESEEQSEEASVEFDDLGLELQDLTSDVAEQLGYGEGVRGVVVTGVTPGSPAQFAGLRPGLVISRAGNSGLSSVDDFKTAYEAANVENGLLLLIRSPQGARFVTLNVE
- a CDS encoding metallophosphoesterase family protein, translating into MTRLILLATFVFSVATSAGAGPFEGFPKLDDAGSGEWWKVAQRRPEGDFRNLMVPRDEVIGFGLYTVSDGVLKLSAQLYPLLPEESREVTLEVNRDGAWENVGTEKVHELGWSALFRIEDWDDAQGVKYRLSHDGGSTYEGFIRKDPVHQDEIVVGLFSCNSNKDRGDRQSVIDNVKRIDPDLLFFAGDQSYDHTQHSAAWLMWGRQFADIIKDRPVIAIPDDHDIGQANIWGEGGKRAESSAGPAGGYYYPVNYVNMVQRCQTSHLPDGFDPTPIQRDISVYYTSLNVGGVDFAIIEDRKWKTGPKGKIPQQGPRPDHIINPDYDPASIDVPGLELLGKRQLDFLNKWGQDWTDTQMKCVLSQTIWSGAAHLHGRDSSRLHADLDNNGWPQAGRQRAVRELQRCLAVHLCGDQHLGTVTKYGIDEFRDGPWAFCGPAVVNSIYSRYWSPIPGSGSNSFDDVPLQWTGDYLDGFENKLTMRAYSNPDESPDYGSGYGIIRFKKSTRDIIFESWPRSASEGSKQFVGWPVKVNQMANDGREPIGYLPTLEFEGDEPPVVQVVAESTGEIIYTLRPNGSFFDPPVYGDDRYTIKIGPDRPDQVYLPGQRVMKKGESSIDVSFD